One genomic window of Chiloscyllium punctatum isolate Juve2018m chromosome 21, sChiPun1.3, whole genome shotgun sequence includes the following:
- the LOC140492456 gene encoding probable G-protein coupled receptor 139 codes for MRETFSRVAEIYYLILAVIGVPVNLIAIVILSRRTCGLSICTTRYLLAMAMADLLVIIAEVILWRINYYYFPGTFLDITPVCSVNYVLLRAAMDCSVWFTIAFSFDRFVAICCQKLKRKYCTRKTASVVLATICILLCLKNVPFYFTLGPGWIINNVPWDCYPKSSYYTDPGWLGFDWFGTILTPFLTFALILLFNCLTIRYILVTSRIRKGLRGQNKAEKQRDPEMESRRKSIILLFTISGSFIVLWLVNVIDFLYYIITGTYPGDYNDFEYIFQQVGFMLRNMSCCTNTFIYAVTQSRFREQLESTMKYPVTWIIQLLKKQNS; via the exons ATGCGTGAAACATTTTCCAGAGTTGCTGAAATATATTACCTGATCCTTGCTGTTATTGGAGTTCCCG ttaatttgattgcAATTGTGATCCTATCCAGGAGAACATGTGGCCTCTCGATCTGCACCACTCGCTATCTGCTGGCCATGGCAATGGCAGATCTCCTAGTCATTATTGCCGAGGTCATACTGTGGCGGATCAATTACTATTACTTCCCAGGAACCTTCCTGGACATCACCCCCGTGTGTAGTGTTAATTATGTCCTGCTTCGAGCAGCAAtggactgttctgtctggttcaccatcgctttctcctttgatcgatttgtggccatttgttgccagaagctgaaaagaaaATATTGCACTCGAAAAACTGCATCGGTAgttctagcaacaatctgcattCTACTCTGTTTAAAAAATGTCCCATTCTACTTTACCCTTGGACCTGGGTGGATAATCAATAATGTACCCTGGGACTGCTACCCAAAGTCAAGTTATTATACAGACCCTGGGTGGCTGGGTTTTGACTGGTTTGGTACAATTTTAACCCCATTTCTCACATTCGCTTTGATTTTGTTATTCAACTGTTTGACCATCAGATACATATTAGTGACCAGTCGGATCCGTAAGGGACTGAGGGGTCAAAACAAGGCAGAGAAGCaaagagacccagagatggagagtaGAAGGAAGTCTATCATTTTACTGTTCACCATATCCGGAAGCTTCATTGTCCTTTGGTTAGTAAATGTCATAGATTTCTTATACTATATTATAACAGGAACTTATCCCGGAGATTACAATGATTTTGAATATATATTTCAACAAGTTGGGTTTATGCTGCGGAATATGAGTTGCTGCACCAACACATTCATTTATGCAGTCACACAGTCTAGGTTCAGAGAGCAGCTGGAAAGCACAATGAAATATCCGGTTACTTGGATCATTCAGTTACTAAAGAAGCAAAATAGCTGA